A genomic region of Enterococcus sp. 12C11_DIV0727 contains the following coding sequences:
- a CDS encoding shikimate dehydrogenase, translated as MTERIDGHTLLISLIATPIRHSLSPTMHNEAFAKLGLDYAYMAFEVGNEELKDAVQGIRALGIRGSNVSMPNKQAIIPYLDELSPAAKLVGAVNTVTNKDGKGHLVGHVTDGTGAMRALKEEGVEVENQIITMTGAGGAGTAIAIQAALDGAKELRIFNINDQHFKNAEATVKKINENTECTATLTDLTDQAAFKQSISESSIYIDATGVGMKPLQEESLINDPEVIRPDLVVFDVVYIPKETKLLKFAREHGAKKTINGLGMMLYQGAEAFKHFTGEDMPVDYIKELLFKD; from the coding sequence ATGACAGAAAGAATTGATGGACACACACTATTGATCAGTTTGATTGCTACACCGATTCGCCATAGCTTATCACCAACGATGCATAATGAAGCTTTTGCAAAATTAGGGTTAGATTATGCTTATATGGCATTTGAAGTGGGAAATGAAGAATTGAAAGATGCCGTTCAAGGCATTCGCGCATTAGGGATTCGTGGTTCAAATGTTTCAATGCCGAATAAACAAGCAATTATCCCTTATTTAGATGAACTTTCGCCAGCGGCAAAATTAGTAGGTGCAGTTAATACTGTAACAAATAAAGATGGAAAAGGTCATTTAGTCGGACATGTAACCGATGGAACTGGCGCAATGCGTGCTTTGAAAGAAGAAGGCGTAGAAGTGGAAAATCAGATCATCACAATGACTGGTGCTGGTGGTGCTGGGACCGCAATTGCTATTCAAGCAGCGTTAGATGGTGCCAAAGAATTACGGATTTTCAATATCAATGATCAACACTTCAAAAATGCGGAAGCAACCGTGAAAAAAATCAACGAAAATACAGAATGTACAGCGACATTAACTGATTTGACTGATCAAGCGGCATTTAAGCAATCAATCAGCGAAAGTAGTATTTATATTGATGCTACAGGCGTTGGCATGAAACCATTACAAGAAGAAAGTCTGATCAATGATCCAGAAGTGATTCGTCCAGATTTAGTTGTCTTTGATGTTGTTTATATTCCAAAAGAAACAAAGTTATTAAAATTTGCTCGTGAACACGGTGCGAAGAAAACAATCAACGGACTTGGGATGATGCTTTATCAAGGAGCAGAAGCCTTTAAACATTTCACTGGGGAAGATATGCCTGTTGATTATATTAAAGAATTACTATTCAAGGACTAA
- a CDS encoding MFS transporter produces the protein MKNKYTPTAIGLYINYIVHGMGVIIISQNQNSLMTQWDTDLMGIAKVISMLGIGRLIAIMISGRLSDKFGRKPFIYLGMVTYAAYFFGILYSPSVELAMFFAVIAGISNSFLDSGTYPALMESFPKTAGTATVLLKAFIQGGQFALPLIIKFLGSNHLWFGWSFMIAAILLGVNAIYLWKQPFPDADAKQAEETEAAVEQAPVVKFKSKPKMAIEGVAFVIYGFIAQATFYLISQFIGTYGEQVAGMAQTDAGVLVSYYSIGSLLCVAFTAIMASKVRSVYLVVIYTFVSFLTIAVMWLFPTPLVCMIGAALVGFFAAGGVLQLGLTVMGEMFPAGKGTITGIYYTFGSIASFVIPVAAAQIAKTNVRGIMLFDTIIAGIGFVLAVIIFIRYRQTIDTSK, from the coding sequence ATGAAAAATAAATACACACCGACCGCCATAGGTCTTTATATCAACTACATTGTCCATGGGATGGGCGTCATTATTATTTCACAAAACCAAAATTCATTAATGACCCAATGGGATACGGATTTAATGGGAATCGCCAAAGTTATTTCCATGTTAGGGATTGGGCGTTTGATTGCAATCATGATTTCAGGGCGTTTATCGGATAAGTTTGGCCGTAAACCATTTATTTACTTAGGAATGGTTACCTATGCGGCCTACTTCTTTGGGATTTTATATAGTCCTAGTGTTGAATTAGCGATGTTCTTTGCTGTTATTGCGGGAATTTCAAATTCATTTTTAGATTCTGGAACCTATCCTGCGTTGATGGAATCATTTCCAAAGACTGCTGGAACCGCAACGGTGTTATTAAAAGCCTTTATTCAAGGTGGTCAATTTGCCTTACCATTGATCATTAAATTTTTAGGGTCAAATCACTTATGGTTTGGTTGGTCATTTATGATTGCAGCGATTTTACTTGGTGTTAACGCAATCTACTTGTGGAAACAACCATTCCCAGATGCAGATGCCAAACAGGCAGAAGAAACAGAGGCAGCAGTTGAACAAGCACCCGTTGTTAAATTTAAATCAAAACCTAAGATGGCTATAGAAGGTGTTGCCTTTGTGATCTACGGTTTTATTGCTCAAGCAACGTTTTACTTAATCAGTCAATTTATTGGAACTTATGGGGAACAGGTTGCAGGGATGGCACAGACAGATGCTGGTGTTTTGGTATCGTATTATTCAATCGGATCATTATTATGCGTCGCATTTACAGCAATTATGGCTTCAAAAGTTCGTTCAGTCTATCTAGTTGTTATTTATACATTTGTTTCATTTTTGACTATCGCTGTTATGTGGCTGTTTCCAACACCACTTGTTTGTATGATTGGGGCAGCTTTAGTTGGTTTCTTTGCAGCTGGTGGCGTGTTACAATTAGGGTTAACTGTAATGGGGGAAATGTTCCCAGCAGGAAAAGGAACCATCACAGGAATTTATTATACATTTGGTAGTATTGCTTCATTTGTTATTCCTGTTGCAGCAGCACAAATCGCTAAAACCAACGTACGTGGTATCATGCTATTTGATACGATCATAGCTGGTATCGGTTTTGTCTTAGCAGTTATTATATTTATTCGTTATCGTCAAACAATCGATACATCTAAATAG
- the aroD gene encoding type I 3-dehydroquinate dehydratase, with amino-acid sequence MNTVTVKNVTIGSESPKIIVPLVGKNETELIEEAKHLLTIDCDLVEWRVDFFDQVTNFEAAAEMSKKIAEILSDKPILFTFRTKQEGGELTFTDEQYFGLYKTVIEHGAIDLLDVELFMDDICVQATIKAAHEKAIKIVMCNHDFDNTPTKEEIVSRLCKMQEKNADICKIAVMPQSSDDVLRLLEATNEMNDKHADRPIVTMSMGQLGMVSRMCGEVFGSAMTFGAAKKASAPGQVPVAELRKILRTLAL; translated from the coding sequence ATGAATACAGTAACAGTTAAAAACGTGACTATTGGAAGTGAAAGTCCTAAAATCATTGTTCCTTTAGTAGGTAAAAATGAAACAGAATTAATAGAAGAAGCAAAACACTTATTAACGATTGATTGTGATCTTGTTGAATGGCGCGTTGATTTTTTTGATCAAGTAACTAATTTTGAAGCAGCTGCAGAAATGTCAAAAAAAATCGCAGAAATTTTATCTGACAAACCAATACTTTTCACTTTTAGAACCAAACAAGAAGGTGGGGAACTTACTTTTACAGATGAGCAATACTTTGGTTTATACAAAACTGTTATTGAACATGGGGCAATTGATTTATTAGATGTTGAACTGTTTATGGATGATATTTGTGTTCAAGCGACGATTAAGGCAGCACATGAAAAAGCAATCAAAATCGTGATGTGTAATCATGATTTTGATAATACACCTACCAAAGAAGAAATCGTGTCAAGACTATGCAAGATGCAGGAAAAAAATGCAGATATCTGCAAGATTGCAGTAATGCCACAATCTTCAGATGATGTGTTGAGACTTTTAGAAGCAACCAATGAGATGAACGACAAACACGCTGATCGACCGATCGTTACAATGTCGATGGGACAACTAGGTATGGTTAGCCGCATGTGTGGCGAAGTTTTTGGTTCAGCAATGACGTTTGGTGCGGCTAAAAAAGCTTCTGCACCTGGTCAAGTACCCGTAGCGGAATTACGTAAAATTCTCAGAACATTAGCATTGTAA
- the ybaK gene encoding Cys-tRNA(Pro) deacylase: MAKKKKIQKTNAIRIVEQQKIPYQEYAFEWSEDHLSANSVAEKIGIADGKIFKTLVTVGNKTGPVVAVIPGNKELNLKKLASASGNKKVDMLHLKDLEETTGYIRGGCSPIGMKKLFPTYIAEEASHFDTIIVSAGKRGMQIELSPAAILQVTKGEIADISME; encoded by the coding sequence TTGGCAAAAAAAAAGAAAATCCAAAAAACAAATGCAATACGCATTGTAGAACAGCAGAAGATTCCGTATCAAGAATATGCGTTTGAATGGAGTGAGGATCATTTAAGTGCGAATAGTGTTGCTGAAAAGATTGGGATTGCAGACGGTAAAATTTTTAAAACATTGGTAACCGTTGGCAATAAAACGGGTCCAGTTGTAGCAGTGATTCCTGGTAATAAGGAGCTGAATTTAAAAAAATTAGCTAGTGCAAGTGGCAATAAAAAAGTGGATATGCTTCATTTGAAAGACTTAGAAGAAACGACTGGATATATTCGAGGTGGATGCTCTCCAATTGGCATGAAAAAATTATTTCCAACTTATATTGCTGAAGAGGCTAGCCACTTTGACACTATTATTGTGTCAGCAGGAAAAAGAGGGATGCAGATCGAATTGTCTCCAGCAGCGATTCTTCAAGTTACAAAAGGGGAAATAGCAGATATATCAATGGAATAG
- a CDS encoding ribonuclease HI family protein, whose product MLRLYVDAATKGNPGPSGGGIVIVGENLHEQLHVSLGECSNHEAEFKVFIQALQFVIEKKLNNQTVLIHSDSKIVVQTIEKHHAKNPLFQPYLKTFQQLENRFPLLLVKWLPESQNKGADTLAKQALQKYQ is encoded by the coding sequence ATGTTACGATTATATGTCGATGCTGCAACAAAAGGAAATCCAGGTCCAAGCGGCGGAGGGATCGTTATTGTCGGAGAAAATTTGCACGAGCAGCTGCATGTTTCTCTTGGTGAGTGTTCCAACCACGAAGCTGAATTTAAAGTATTTATCCAAGCACTGCAATTCGTCATCGAAAAAAAACTAAATAATCAAACTGTTTTGATCCACTCTGATAGTAAGATCGTGGTGCAAACAATTGAGAAGCACCATGCTAAGAATCCACTGTTCCAGCCCTATCTTAAAACTTTTCAACAATTGGAAAACCGTTTCCCACTATTATTGGTAAAATGGCTTCCTGAAAGCCAAAACAAAGGTGCCGATACTTTAGCCAAACAAGCATTGCAAAAATATCAGTAA
- a CDS encoding EbsA family protein — MKKKVYHWQPELSTAIIYWSCTFGILFLSLILTLEHTRPYLTSNIVLGIFFFFTFLGCNRYFMIENEQLIVHALLPIRRKKITLSAIEMIRVGPKCIEISSTEFKEGTQLFIMTKKNKQAFIQSMKQQRSLTAQIIDDPLLTIGKHY, encoded by the coding sequence ATGAAGAAAAAAGTCTATCATTGGCAACCAGAATTATCCACAGCGATAATTTATTGGTCCTGTACATTTGGCATTTTATTTTTAAGTTTAATATTAACATTGGAGCATACTCGTCCTTATTTGACTAGTAATATCGTATTAGGTATCTTCTTTTTCTTTACTTTTTTAGGGTGTAATCGTTATTTTATGATTGAGAATGAACAGTTGATCGTGCATGCATTATTGCCAATTAGACGAAAAAAAATAACATTGTCTGCAATTGAAATGATTCGAGTTGGACCGAAATGTATCGAAATAAGCTCAACTGAGTTTAAAGAGGGTACGCAACTATTTATCATGACGAAAAAAAATAAACAAGCATTTATCCAGTCAATGAAACAACAACGCTCATTGACGGCCCAGATTATTGATGATCCATTATTGACTATTGGTAAACACTATTAA
- a CDS encoding cold-shock protein, protein MEKGFVKWFDNRKGYGFIGYNEDEEIFVHFTAIEEDGFKSLEENQAVEFEVMEGTRGLQAAHVKKI, encoded by the coding sequence ATGGAAAAAGGGTTCGTCAAGTGGTTCGATAATAGAAAAGGTTACGGCTTTATTGGTTACAATGAGGACGAAGAAATCTTTGTTCATTTCACAGCAATCGAAGAAGATGGCTTTAAGTCATTAGAAGAAAATCAAGCCGTAGAATTTGAAGTAATGGAAGGCACACGAGGGCTACAAGCTGCTCATGTGAAGAAAATATAG
- a CDS encoding formate--tetrahydrofolate ligase: MKTDIEISKEVDLLPINKVAESIGLTDEDLELFGKYKAKIDFQTIQRLADNNEGKLILVTSINPTPAGEGKSTVTIGLGDALNHIGKKTVIALREPSLGPVMGIKGGATGGGYAQVLPMEDINLHFTGDMHAITTANNALSALLDNHIQQGNELGIDARRVIWKRVVDLNDRALRQVIVGLGGPVQGVPREDGFDITVASEIMAILCLATDLEDLKFRLGNIVIGYTFDRNPVTVSDLGVQGALTLLLKDALKPNLVQTIYGTAAFVHGGPFANIAHGCNSILATKTALKLGDYVVTEAGFGADLGGEKFLDIKVPNLKKAPDAVVIVATIRALKMHGGVAKNALNTENISALVKGFSNLHKHIENMQSYGLPVVVAINEFVSDTENEIEALRELCETIKVPVELTSVWEKGAEGGVALAKRVTQVIAEQTADFKTIYQMGMNLEDKIKAIVTKIYGGEDVSFSKKAQSQLATFEKYGWDRLPVCMAKTQYSLSDDPQKLGRPEEFTITIRELVPKIGAGFVVALTGDVMTMPGLPKKPAALNMDVDKDGNAFGLF; encoded by the coding sequence ATGAAGACAGATATAGAAATTTCAAAGGAAGTTGACTTATTGCCCATTAATAAAGTAGCTGAATCAATTGGTTTAACAGATGAAGATCTAGAATTATTCGGGAAATATAAAGCTAAAATCGATTTTCAAACCATTCAGCGTCTGGCAGATAATAATGAAGGTAAATTGATCCTAGTAACTTCGATCAACCCCACGCCGGCTGGTGAAGGTAAATCAACGGTCACCATTGGTTTAGGAGATGCATTGAATCATATTGGGAAGAAAACAGTCATTGCATTACGTGAACCTTCATTGGGACCTGTTATGGGCATCAAAGGTGGTGCAACAGGTGGAGGATATGCTCAAGTGTTGCCAATGGAAGATATCAATTTGCATTTTACTGGGGATATGCATGCGATCACAACAGCTAATAATGCGCTTTCTGCTTTATTAGATAATCATATCCAGCAAGGGAATGAACTTGGGATCGATGCTAGAAGGGTCATTTGGAAAAGAGTAGTTGACTTGAATGATCGTGCGTTACGTCAAGTAATCGTAGGCTTAGGCGGTCCAGTCCAAGGAGTGCCACGCGAAGATGGGTTTGATATTACTGTGGCAAGTGAGATCATGGCTATATTATGTTTAGCAACCGATTTAGAAGATTTGAAGTTTAGGTTAGGCAATATCGTTATTGGCTATACCTTTGATCGTAATCCTGTAACTGTTAGTGATTTGGGTGTTCAAGGTGCGTTAACCTTACTATTGAAAGATGCTCTCAAACCTAATCTAGTTCAAACAATATATGGCACTGCAGCATTTGTTCATGGTGGCCCGTTTGCAAATATTGCACATGGCTGTAATAGCATTTTAGCAACGAAAACAGCGTTGAAGTTGGGTGATTATGTTGTAACTGAAGCAGGTTTCGGGGCGGATCTTGGTGGAGAGAAATTCTTAGACATCAAGGTTCCTAACTTAAAGAAAGCACCCGATGCAGTGGTGATTGTAGCAACGATCCGTGCGCTGAAAATGCATGGCGGAGTAGCTAAAAATGCATTAAATACAGAAAATATTTCGGCTTTAGTTAAAGGATTTTCAAATTTACACAAGCATATTGAAAACATGCAAAGTTATGGCTTGCCTGTAGTTGTGGCGATCAATGAATTTGTAAGCGATACTGAAAACGAAATTGAAGCTTTACGTGAATTATGTGAAACGATCAAAGTCCCTGTTGAGCTAACAAGTGTTTGGGAAAAGGGAGCTGAAGGCGGTGTTGCCTTAGCTAAACGTGTTACTCAAGTTATTGCAGAGCAAACAGCAGATTTTAAAACCATTTATCAAATGGGCATGAACTTAGAAGATAAAATCAAAGCAATCGTGACCAAAATTTATGGTGGAGAGGATGTGTCTTTTTCCAAGAAGGCCCAAAGTCAATTAGCAACTTTTGAAAAATATGGGTGGGATCGTTTACCAGTCTGTATGGCCAAAACTCAATATTCCTTATCCGATGATCCACAAAAATTAGGTCGACCAGAAGAGTTTACCATAACGATTCGTGAGTTGGTCCCAAAAATCGGCGCTGGATTTGTTGTTGCGTTAACAGGAGATGTTATGACGATGCCTGGCTTACCAAAGAAACCAGCCGCGTTAAATATGGATGTAGATAAAGACGGCAATGCCTTTGGATTATTTTAA
- the lspA gene encoding signal peptidase II, with protein MLAVYLIISAVLIGLDQWVKYLTVTNIPLGETKEFIPGFMSFTYLRNTGAAWSLLEGKMWFFYIVTVVVVAVVLYILIKHINGSKWFTIGLSLVLAGAVGNFIDRLRLGYVVDMFQTDFISFPIFNVADSALVIGVICIFIYLILDEKAAKDGKNGTN; from the coding sequence TTGTTAGCAGTTTATCTGATTATTAGTGCAGTTTTGATTGGTTTAGATCAATGGGTAAAATATTTAACCGTAACAAATATTCCATTGGGAGAAACGAAAGAGTTTATCCCCGGCTTTATGTCGTTTACGTATCTTCGTAACACGGGAGCTGCTTGGAGTCTTTTAGAAGGGAAAATGTGGTTTTTTTATATTGTTACTGTGGTTGTCGTAGCCGTAGTTCTGTATATTTTAATCAAACATATTAATGGAAGTAAATGGTTTACAATTGGGTTGAGTTTAGTTCTAGCAGGAGCCGTCGGCAATTTTATTGATCGTTTGCGTTTAGGTTATGTTGTTGATATGTTCCAAACAGATTTTATCAGCTTTCCGATTTTCAATGTTGCTGACTCAGCGCTAGTTATTGGCGTGATATGTATTTTTATTTATCTGATTTTAGACGAAAAAGCAGCGAAGGATGGGAAAAATGGAACAAATTAA
- a CDS encoding RluA family pseudouridine synthase: MEQINVKVKQEKGRIDKVLSDLLKEHSRSQIQQWLKDQNITVNGEVTRSNYKVKENDEISINVPEPVELDVVAEDIPIEIVYEDDDVLVINKPQGMVVHPSAGHQNGTLVNALLYHIKDLSSINGIIRPGIVHRIDKDTSGLLMVAKNDKAHEALAAQLKDKTSIRKYIALVHGEITHDKGEIDAPIGRSKNDRKMQAVIEGGKLAVTHFEVLERYEGYTLVQLQLETGRTHQIRVHMKYIGFPVAGDPLYGPRKTLKGNGQFLHAEVLGFKHPTTGQMMVFEAPLPELFEKTLNQLRNND; this comes from the coding sequence ATGGAACAAATTAATGTAAAAGTAAAACAGGAAAAAGGACGAATCGATAAAGTTTTGAGTGATTTATTGAAAGAGCACTCACGTTCTCAGATTCAACAATGGTTAAAAGATCAAAATATAACGGTCAATGGTGAAGTGACCCGTTCAAATTATAAAGTAAAAGAAAACGATGAGATCAGCATCAATGTGCCAGAACCAGTTGAACTTGACGTTGTGGCTGAAGACATTCCGATTGAAATCGTGTATGAAGATGATGATGTGTTGGTAATAAATAAACCGCAAGGTATGGTGGTTCATCCATCTGCAGGACACCAAAATGGGACCCTGGTCAATGCGTTGCTATATCACATTAAAGATCTTTCTTCTATCAATGGGATTATTCGACCAGGAATCGTTCATCGGATTGACAAAGATACATCTGGTTTATTGATGGTAGCCAAAAATGATAAAGCTCATGAGGCATTAGCCGCACAGTTAAAGGATAAAACATCGATTAGAAAATATATTGCTTTAGTTCACGGTGAAATTACGCATGATAAAGGAGAGATTGATGCGCCGATTGGCCGTTCAAAAAATGATCGAAAAATGCAAGCAGTCATTGAAGGTGGAAAACTAGCTGTGACCCATTTTGAAGTCTTAGAACGATATGAGGGATACACTTTAGTTCAATTACAATTGGAAACAGGACGCACACATCAAATACGTGTTCACATGAAATATATTGGTTTTCCAGTTGCAGGCGATCCACTTTATGGACCAAGAAAAACACTAAAAGGCAACGGTCAATTTTTACATGCTGAGGTTTTAGGGTTCAAACATCCTACAACTGGCCAAATGATGGTCTTTGAAGCACCGCTACCAGAACTTTTTGAAAAAACTTTAAATCAATTAAGAAATAATGATTGA
- the pyrR gene encoding bifunctional pyr operon transcriptional regulator/uracil phosphoribosyltransferase PyrR has product MQKKEVVDTVTMKRALTRITYEIIERNKGIQDIVLVGIKTRGIYIAQRIAERLKQLEQIDVPVGELDITLYRDDMDGQSMKARSLEEPELHSSDIPVSLEGKEVILIDDVLFTGRTIRAAMDAVMDLGRPRKISLAVLVDRGHRELPIRADYVGKNIPTSMAEEIIVEVEEKDGADRILIASIDE; this is encoded by the coding sequence ATGCAAAAAAAAGAAGTCGTTGACACTGTGACGATGAAACGTGCACTTACAAGAATCACTTATGAAATTATTGAAAGAAACAAAGGAATCCAAGATATCGTATTGGTCGGCATCAAAACACGAGGAATCTACATCGCTCAACGAATTGCTGAACGTTTAAAACAATTAGAACAAATTGACGTTCCAGTCGGTGAGTTGGATATTACTTTATACCGAGATGATATGGACGGTCAATCGATGAAAGCTCGTTCATTAGAAGAACCAGAACTTCACTCTTCTGACATTCCAGTTTCTTTAGAAGGTAAAGAAGTAATTTTGATTGATGACGTACTCTTTACAGGTCGGACAATCAGAGCGGCAATGGATGCAGTGATGGATCTTGGTCGACCAAGAAAAATTTCATTGGCCGTTTTGGTAGACAGAGGTCACAGAGAACTTCCAATCAGAGCAGACTACGTGGGGAAAAATATTCCAACTTCTATGGCAGAAGAAATCATTGTTGAAGTAGAAGAAAAAGACGGAGCTGATCGGATTTTGATCGCAAGCATTGACGAATAG
- a CDS encoding solute carrier family 23 protein: MTEKEFRNEEAVLDIHDKPKTVHWIGLSLQHLFTMFGATVLVPILVGIDPGIALVSSGLGTIVYLFVTKGKIPAYLGSSFAFIAAMQMLMKSDGYPAIAQGAMTTGLVYLIVSIIISKIGSAWLDKILPPIVVGPVVMVIGLGLASNAANNAMYNNGDYDFKFIAVALITLGLTIFYNMFFKGFLGLIPILLGIVSGYLVALLFGIVDVEPIKQAAWFAMPNFEIPFVQYQPKLHLNAITTMAPIAFVTMTEHIGHLMVLNKLTKRNFFQDPGLSKTLMGDGAAQIVAGLVGGPPVTSYGENIGVLAITRVHSVFVIAGAAVFAVGLGFVGKLSAIILSIPGPVISGISFVLFGVIAASGLKILIDNQINFDKKKNLLIASVILVIGIGGLVFKLDTFELSSMALATVLGIILNLILPETARSEEK, from the coding sequence ATGACAGAAAAAGAATTTCGCAATGAAGAAGCAGTATTAGATATTCATGATAAACCCAAAACCGTACATTGGATCGGCTTAAGTTTACAGCATTTATTTACCATGTTTGGTGCAACAGTATTAGTTCCAATTTTAGTAGGAATTGATCCAGGAATCGCTTTGGTCAGTTCAGGGCTTGGAACCATCGTTTACTTATTCGTAACGAAAGGTAAAATTCCAGCTTATCTTGGAAGTAGTTTTGCTTTTATTGCGGCTATGCAGATGTTGATGAAAAGCGATGGCTATCCAGCAATCGCACAAGGGGCAATGACAACAGGATTGGTTTATCTGATTGTTTCTATTATCATCAGTAAAATAGGATCGGCTTGGCTAGATAAAATCTTACCACCAATCGTTGTTGGACCTGTAGTGATGGTCATCGGCTTAGGCTTGGCTTCAAATGCTGCAAATAATGCTATGTATAACAATGGGGACTATGATTTCAAATTCATTGCAGTTGCGTTGATCACATTGGGTTTAACCATTTTCTATAACATGTTTTTCAAAGGGTTCCTGGGCTTGATTCCAATCTTACTAGGAATCGTCAGTGGTTATCTAGTTGCTTTATTATTCGGGATTGTAGATGTTGAACCAATCAAACAAGCTGCGTGGTTTGCCATGCCAAACTTCGAGATTCCTTTTGTTCAATATCAGCCAAAACTCCACTTGAATGCAATCACAACGATGGCACCGATCGCATTCGTCACAATGACGGAACATATCGGACACTTAATGGTCTTAAATAAATTGACTAAACGCAATTTTTTTCAAGATCCTGGTTTATCCAAAACGTTGATGGGAGACGGAGCGGCGCAAATCGTAGCTGGTTTAGTCGGCGGACCTCCTGTTACAAGTTATGGCGAAAATATCGGTGTTCTAGCAATCACTCGTGTTCATAGTGTGTTCGTGATTGCAGGAGCTGCAGTGTTCGCGGTGGGATTAGGTTTTGTTGGGAAATTAAGTGCAATCATTTTAAGTATCCCTGGTCCAGTTATCTCTGGTATCAGCTTTGTGTTATTCGGTGTCATTGCGGCAAGCGGGTTGAAAATCCTGATCGACAATCAAATCAACTTTGATAAGAAAAAGAATTTATTAATTGCCTCTGTGATCTTAGTCATTGGGATTGGCGGATTGGTCTTTAAATTGGATACCTTTGAATTGTCATCAATGGCATTAGCAACAGTCTTAGGAATCATTCTAAACCTGATTTTACCTGAAACAGCGCGCAGTGAAGAAAAGTAG
- a CDS encoding aspartate carbamoyltransferase catalytic subunit: protein MIITSERISLKHLLTVEVLSDQEVMGLIHRAQEFKQGATWQPEKKQYFATNLFFENSTRTHKSFDVAEKKLGIEVIEFEESMSSVKKGETLYDTVLTMSAIGVDVAVIRHGEENYYDELIQSKTIQCSIINGGDGSGQHPTQCLLDLMTIYEEFGYFEGLKIAIVGDITHSRVAKSNMQMLKRLGATIFFSGPEEWYDKQFEAYGHYMPLDEVVETVDVMMLLRVQHERHDGSEIFSKEEYHQQYGLTVERAKRLQKHAVIMHPAPVNRDVELADSLVEGIQSRIIQQMSNGVYMRMAILEAVLQGKA from the coding sequence ATGATCATCACATCTGAACGTATCAGTTTAAAACATCTTTTAACAGTAGAAGTATTAAGTGACCAAGAAGTTATGGGCCTGATTCATCGTGCTCAAGAGTTTAAACAAGGAGCAACTTGGCAACCCGAGAAAAAACAATACTTTGCGACAAATCTGTTCTTTGAAAATAGTACACGAACACATAAGAGCTTTGATGTTGCCGAGAAAAAATTAGGGATTGAAGTAATTGAGTTTGAAGAAAGTATGAGCTCGGTCAAAAAAGGTGAAACACTCTATGATACAGTGCTGACAATGTCGGCAATCGGAGTTGATGTGGCAGTCATCCGTCATGGAGAAGAAAATTATTACGATGAACTGATCCAAAGTAAAACAATTCAATGTTCTATTATTAACGGTGGTGACGGTAGTGGTCAACATCCGACTCAATGCCTACTAGATTTAATGACAATATACGAGGAATTTGGATACTTTGAGGGATTGAAAATTGCAATCGTTGGGGATATTACACATTCTAGAGTAGCGAAATCCAACATGCAGATGTTAAAGCGACTTGGCGCTACAATCTTTTTTTCAGGACCAGAGGAATGGTACGATAAGCAATTTGAAGCTTATGGCCATTATATGCCTTTAGATGAAGTGGTCGAAACAGTTGATGTGATGATGTTGCTTAGAGTACAACATGAACGTCATGATGGATCTGAAATATTCTCAAAAGAAGAGTACCATCAGCAATATGGTCTAACTGTTGAGCGCGCAAAACGACTACAAAAACATGCAGTCATAATGCATCCTGCTCCTGTGAATCGTGATGTTGAGCTGGCAGATTCTCTAGTAGAAGGAATCCAGTCTAGAATCATCCAACAAATGAGTAATGGTGTCTATATGAGAATGGCAATTTTAGAAGCAGTATTACAAGGAAAGGCATAG